From one Rhopalosiphum padi isolate XX-2018 chromosome 2, ASM2088224v1, whole genome shotgun sequence genomic stretch:
- the LOC132921491 gene encoding signal recognition particle receptor subunit alpha homolog, which translates to MLDLFTIFSKGGIVLWCFQSTSQISQFFIPSVNSLIKTVILQERTSSNNNYEQDSLSLKYRLDNEFDLVFVIAFQKILQLSYVDKFLDDIQLEFRDKYKNDLARKNYFMEFEFSKNFKEVLKSAEEWGRAQACIPKQMRTFNESTKSKKTVASMIERKGDDKENKKNIKMIETQKNDKEVNHNGVSFNEEDLITQNRLKMAQKMGAINSNKLKKNKEKVPKPSPKATKQPRTWPLGGAAKDISSLDYTKDKPNNNADTPIEIETNNEIVGQMVGGIKDIEIDSESEEEESDEKFETAAERKRKNDSKKSVFSMFKGLVGRKNLTAADMDPVLEKLKEHLVAKNVAIEIATKLCDSVSSKLEGKVLGSFESVASTVKNTMIESLVQILSPKRRIDILRDAMMAKKNDKPYVMAFCGVNGVGKSTNLAKICFWLIENNLRVLIAACDTFRAGAVEQLRTHTKHLNALHPAKKHNDQQMVQLYEKGYGKDAAGIAMEAINHAKEAKYDIVLVDTAGRMQDNEPLMRALTKLIKVNEPDMVLFVGEALVGNEAVDQLVKFNQALADYSSSVTPHLIDGIVLTKFDTIDDKVGAAISMTYITGQPIVFVGTGQTYTDLKSLNAKAVVAALMK; encoded by the exons atgttggacCTTTTTACAATATTCAGCAAAGGCGGCATCGTTCTTTGGTGTTTCCAAAGCACCAGTCAAATTAGCCAGTTTTTCATTCCCTCAGTGAATTCGTTGATCAAAACTGTTATTCTTcag gaAAGGACAAGTAGTAACAACAATTATGAACAAGATTCTCTTTCATTGAAATATAGATTAGACAATGAGTTTGACCTGGTATTTGTGATagcatttcaaaaaatattacaactgtCTTATGTAGACAAATTTCTGGACGATATACAATTGGAATTTAGggataagtataaaaatgacttagcccgaaaaaactattttatg GAATTTGAATtcagtaaaaattttaaagaagTTCTTAAATCTGCTGAAGAATGGGGTAGGGCTCAAGCCTGTATTCCAAAGCAGATGCGTACATTCAATGAGtctacaaaatcaaaaaaaactgTAGCATCTATGATTGAACGAAAAGGCGatgataaagaaaataaaaaaaata TAAAAATGATTGAAACTCAAAAAAATGACAAAGAAGTTAACCATAacggtgtttcatttaacgagGAAGACTTAATCACTCAAAACCGATTAAAAATGGCTCAAAAAATGGGTgctataaattctaataaactaaaaaaaaataaaga gaAAGTGCCAAAACCTTCTCCTAAAGCAACTAAGCAACCGCGTACATGGCCATTAGGCGGAGCAGCAAAGGATATAAGCTCTTTAGATTATACAAAAGATAAGCCAAATAACAATGCAGACACTCCTATTGAAATCGAAACAAATAATGaa attgTTGGACAAATGGTTGGAGGAATAAAAGACATAGAAATTGATAGCGAGAGTGAAGAAGAAGAATCTGATGAAAAATTTGAAACAGCTGCTGAACGTAAGAGGAAAAACGATAGCAAAAAAAGTGTATTCTCCATGTTCaa aggtTTAGTTGGAAGAAAAAATTTGACTGCTGCTGATATGGATCCAGTATTGGAAAAACTTAAAGAACATTTAGTTGCAAAAAATGTAGCTATTGAAATAGCTACTAAACTTTGTGACTCTGTTTCCTCTAAACTTGAAGgaaag gttcTTGGTTCATTTGAATCTGTGGCATCAACAGTAAAGAATACTATGATCGAATCTCTAGTACAAATATTGTCACCAAAACGTAGGATTGATATTTTACGTGATGCAATGATGGCTAAAAAGAATGATAAGCCTTATGTTATGGCATTTTGTGGAGTTAATGGTGTTGGAAAATCTACAAATCTTGCAAAA ATTTGTTTTTGGTTGATTGAAAATAATCTGAGAGTATTAATCGCAGCTTGTGATACATTTAGAGCAGGTGCTGTTGAACAATTAAGAACTCATACAAAACATTTGAATGCTCTTCATCCGGCAAAAAAACATAATGATCAACAAATGGTACAATTGTATGAAAAAGGATATG GAAAGGATGCAGCTGGAATTGCTATGGAAGCGATAAACCATGCCAAGGAAGCCAAGTATGATATAGTTCTTGTTGACACAGCTGGAAGAATGCAAGATAATGAACCATTAATGCGAGCTTTGaccaaa TTGATCAAAGTAAATGAACCTGACATGGTTCTGTTTGTCGGTGAAGCATTGGTTGGCAATGAAGCAGTTGATCAGCTGGTAAAATTCAATCAAGCCTTGGCCGATTATTCATCTTCAGTTACTCCGCACTTGATTGATGGAATTGTGCTCACAAAATTCGACACAATTGAtgataaa GTTGGAGCTGCTATTTCAATGACATACATCACAGGTCAGCCAATAGTATTTGTGGGAACTGGACAAACATATACAGATCTCAAGTCACTGAATGCAAAGGCAGTGGTTGCTgctttaatgaaataa